The genomic region CCCAGCGGCGACTTCCCCGAAACCAGCCAGGTAGTGGGAAGCTGGAACGAACCCAACGCCCTGCAATGCTCGGGCGGAAATTCCTGCCCCTGGCACGGCACCCACGTCACGACCTCGGCCATGGGCCGTCCCGACAATGCCTTTGGCGTGGCGGGCCCCGCTGGGCCGGTAGGGGAGCTGCTGGCGGTGCCTTTCCAGGGAGACTTTATCGGTATTATCACCACCCTCGAGCGCATCATCACCGCTACCCTTTTCGGCAATCCCAAAATCATCAACATGAGCTTTGGCTTCGAGCTCGATCTGGGCTGGGACGCCGCAGTCAAAGTGGCCTGCCTGTTCCTATGCCCCGCGCCCAGCGAGATCATAGACGGCTTCACCGCAGCGGTTTCGGCAAGTGGCAAGCTAATTTTTGCTTCAGCGGGGAATGACGGCAAGGACGTGGACAACGGCGGCGGCATCGAAGGCTCGACCCATATTCCCTGCGAGTCGGTCGGGGTGATCTGCGTGGGAGGCATGGCCCACGACGCCACAGCCCGCGACGCAGGTTCCAACTTTGGCAGCAAGCGCGACGACAACAGCGTGGACATCTATGGGCCTTACTGGCTCTGGGTCGGCTTCGACCCCGACAACCGGGCCAATCAGGCCCGCCTGCGGGCCGGCACCAGTTATGCCTCCCCCTTTGTGGCCGGGGTGGCGGCGCTGGTCTGGGCAGCCAACCCCTCTCTGAACGCCGGTCAGGTCTGGGCCATCCTGCGCGATACGGCCCATGTGGGTGGGGTGGGGGTACGGGGCCACGAGCGCCGGGTGAATGCCTTTGCTGCGGTTTCCCGGGCCCTCGAGGTGGGCACCAGCGGCCCCAGCATCGCGCTGAGCGACTCGGCCACCGCCCACCTCAACCGCGAGTGGAGTGTGACCGCCAACGTGACCGATTTTGCCGGGAACAACTGCCCACCCGTCTACTGCCCGCTATCCTTTGACCCGGCCCCCACCCGGATCGTGGGCAACACCGCCTTCTACCGGTTCAATACGGCAGGAAGCCGCACGGTTCGGGTCACAACCCGCGATCTGCTGGGCCGTGAAGCCAGCGAGAGCCGGACGGTCATGGTAGTAAATACCCCGCCGGAGGTCTCGATTTCCCAACCCAGCAGCGGCGCCAGCTTCTTTGTGGGGCAGAGCGTGCAACTGCTGGGTTCGGCCACCGACCTGAACGAAGGCCCCGACCCCGGCCCCGGCCCTATTGCCTGCCGCTGGACCAGCAGCAATTCTGGGGACACCAGTTTCCCTCGCACCGGCTGCAACACCACCGCCAGCTTCTCCACCACCGGCACCCGCACCCTCACCCTGACCGCCACCGACCCCCAGGGGCTCAGCACTTCAGCCAGCGTGAGCATCACCATCAACCCCGCCCCGGCCAACCTGCCGCCCAACATCACCCTCGGTAGTTTGTCACCGGCCACTCCCAACTACATAGATGGCTACTCCTGGAGCACTCGGCTGACCGCCACCGGCAGCGCCACCGACCCCGAGGGCAACACCCCCATCACCTACACCTGGCGGGCCACCTCGTTCCGGCCCAATAGCACTACCGTCTGGCGCAGCAACATCACCCTCAGTACCAGCACCACCAACGGCAACCTGGATTGGACGCCCAGTTCCTTCAACCCCAGCAACTTGATCGGCGACTTAGGTGATTTTGGTAACGACTGCTACAACGGCCAGATCGTGCGGCTGACGCTGACCGCTACCGACTCGCTGGGCAACAGCAGCACCCGCAGCCTGCCCGATATCAAGGTATACCGCTGCACGCTGGATTGAGCACTTGAAGTTGTAACGGAGGGCCTTTTTGGGCCCTCCACTCGCACGGATACCTCGTACACTTAAAGCGACCCGCGAAAGGAGGAAACATGAGGAAACTCTGGGTTGTGATTGGAACCGGCCTATGCGCTTTAGCGCTGGCCCAGGCGGTGCAAAAGACCTATCGCCTCCTCATCAACGGCCAGGCCGCCAGCGGGCAGGCAGTGGTGGTGGGGGGCAAGACCTATGTTTCGCTGGATGCGCTGAAGGCCGCCGGGGTGGGCGTGAGCCTCTCGGGCTCCACCCTGAGCCTCACCCTGCCGGGCGCTCCGCAGGCCCAGGGCGGGGCCAACCAGGTGGCGGCCTTAGAGGGTTGCCTGAACGAGTGGCTCTTCAATGGCATCTGGCGCTTCCGGGTGCTCTCCGTAGAGCCCCTGCCCCCCGGAGGGCGGGGGGGCTGGAAGGCCAAAGTAGAGTTGCGCAACGGCACCAACGTCAACGGCGCGGCGTTGGCCGGTACCGGCTGGCAGGGCCTGCTCTTGGCCCTGGACAACGGCAACACCGTTGAGTCGGGCTATGTTCAGATGCGGGACAAGCCTTTTGCCCAGGGCACCGGCATGGTGCAGGAGGCGGTGTTCTACTCCAAGGAGACCGACCGAACCCCCACCAAGCTGCTGTTGCTGCTCGAGCCTAAGAAGATGCTTACCACCCTTCCGGTTCGATACAGCGTGGCCGACCCCAGCTTCCGGGTGCGGCTGGACTGCCGTAAGTAGGAGGAAAGTTCATGAAACCGCCCCGTGGCTTTACATTTCAACCCTGAGCCTCCTGACCACTTGCCCCAGCCACCCACAGTGTGAACGATATCGTTCCGTAAGGCGCTCGCGGGTTGTACCTAAAACCCGCCCGGTCGGCCTGCGAACGAGCCGACCAGGCTCCCCGTATCCTCGAGGCCCGTAGCTCTGCTCAAACCGCCCCAACCACCCCCGCCGCTACCAACTCCCGAACCTGCTCCGGCGTGTAGCCCAGCACCTCGCTCAACACGGCCCCGGTGTGTTCGCCCAGCAGCGGCGGATGGGCCTGGGCCTTGGCAGGCGTGCGGGAGAGGTGGGCCAGCGGCGAGCCGATTAGGGGAATGGAGCCCAGGGTGGGGTGTTCGACCTGCTGAAGCATCCCCCGAGCCCGGGCCTGCGGCTCGGCAAAGGCCTCGGCCAGGTTGTTGACCGGCGTCACCGGAACCCCGGCCTGGGTGAAGCGCTCGAGCCACTCCCGGCGGGGGCGGCTACGCAGGATGGCCTCGAGCCGGGGCAGCAGCTCGGCGCGGTGGGTGACCCGGCCCGCGTTGGTCTGGAAGCGGGCATCCTCCCACAACTCCGGGTGTTCCATGGCCTCGCAGACCCGGCGGTACTGCTCGTCGTTGCCCACGGTCAGCATGAACCAGCCATCCGAAGCGGCAAAAGCGCCGTAGGGGACAATCTGGGGGTGGGCGTTACCCAGCCGTTCGGGTAGCTCGCCGGTCAGCAGGTAGCTCTGGGCCAGGTTGACCATGGCGGCCAGCCCCACATCAAACAGCGCCAGGTCGAGGTGCTGCCCCAGCCCGCTGCGGGCCCGCTCCTGAAGCGCCGCCAGGATGGCCACGGCCCCGTTCATGCCGGTCATCAGGTCTATCCAGGCCACCGGCACCCGCATGGGCGGGCCCTCGGGCTCCCCCGTGACCGACATGATGCCGCAAAGCCCCTGTACCGCCACGTCGTAGCCGGGTTCCTGGGCCCGGGGGCCGGTCTGGCCATAGCCGGTGATGGAGAGGTAGATGAGCCTGGGGTTCTGCCGGGAAAGGCTGACATAGTCCAGGCCATAGCGGGCCAGGTCGCCGGTTTTGTAGTTCTCCACCAACACATCGGCCTGCTGGGCCAGGTCTTGCACAATCTGCTGGCCCCGGGGGTCTTTGAGGTTGACCACCACGCTCTTCTTGCCCCGGTTGCAGGAAAGGTAGTAAGCGCTCTCCCCCTCAGGGGCCACCTCCCATCCCGTCCCACCCTTTTCTTTGCCCGACCCCCCTCCCCTGATAAAGGGAGGCCCCCAGATGCGGGTGTCGTCGCCCTTGGGGGGCTCGATTTTCCAGACCTCCGCACCCAGGTCGGCCAGCATCTGGGTGCAATAAGGGCCGGCCAGAATGCGGGAAAGGTCGAGCACCTTGAGACCATCTAGTGCGCCCATGGTCAGAATACTAAGGCTTTTGCGGGTAGAATCGGGCTATGAAGGTTCTGATTACCGGCGGAGCCGGCTACATCGGCAGCACCATCGCCCACGCGCTTCTGGACACCGGCCATCTGCCGGTGCTGCTGGACTCGCTGGTCACGGGGCCCCGGGCTTTTACCCAGGGCAAGATTTTTTACGAGGGCGACATCGCCGACCGGGCCCTGCTAGAACGCATCTTGCGGGAGCACCCCGACATCCACAGCACCATCCACTGCGCCGCGCGGATAGTGGTGCCGGAGTCGGTGCAGGAGCCCTACCTTTACTACCGCGAAAACGTCTGCAAGAGCCTCGAGCTGTTCAAGAACCTGGCCGAGCTGGGCTACCCCCGGGTGGTATTCAGCTCTTCGGCCTCCATCTACGACGCAGTGCCGGGCTTCAAGGTGACCGAAACCTCGCCCCTCAAGCCCAGCTCCCCCTACGCCCGTACCAAGTACATGATGGAGATGGTGCTGGAAGACCTGTGCAAGGCCACCCCACTGCGGGGAATTGCCCTGCGCTATTTCAACCCCATCGGGGCCGACCCCAAGCTGCGCAGCGGCATTCATGTGCGCGAGCCCAGCCATGTGCTGGGCAAGATGGTAGACGTAGCCCTGGGCAAGCTGCCCGAGTTCACCCTCACCGGCGTAAACTGGCCTACCCGCGACGGCTCCGGCATCCGCGACTACATCCACGTCTGGGATCTGGCCATGGCCCATGTAAAGGCGGTGGAGCGCTTCGACGAGGTTATCGCCAAAACCCAAAGCCCCTATGTGGTGATCAACCTGGGCACCGGCCACGGGGTGACCGTAAAGGAACTGGTAGCAGCCTTCGAGCGCGTGTACGGAAAGCAGATTCCCAAGCGCGAAGCCCCACCCCGCCCGGGCGATGTGGCCGGGGCCTATGCCAACGCCGACCGGGCCTTAGAGCTACTGGGCTGGAAGGCCGAGCACTCGATTGACGAGGGCATCGCCAGCGCCCTGGCCTGGGGCCAAAAACGCAAAGAAATCCTGGGGTATGTCTAGCGCAACCCACAAATCGCCATTCAGAGCCATCGTCAGGCCCCGTGCCCTCCATTTGGTTTTCCCCCATCTGGGGCCCCCTTGAGAAGCGTGGATCTGCACGCTTATGGGAAAACTGGGTAGACACCCGTGGATTGGTAACAAAACATGGGATGCTGGCCTTCTCCCTCTAAGGGGCATTGCGAGCATCCGCAGGATGTGAAGCAATCCAGTTCACCCTACTCAGCCAATCGTTTGGCAAAGCTATCTGGATTGCTTCGTTGGTCTTTGGCCTCCTCGCAAAGACGAAATTCGCTTGAGAGACTGGTTGGTGAGCCCTCCTACCGACTTTCACTTTGGATATAGTCACCTTTACAACGCTGTACTTAGCAACTTGCGACCTTTTTGGGTGCTGTGCGTACAATCAACCTGTGCAGGCCCTCCCCCACCCCCACATCCCGCTGCAAGCCTCCGAGGGCTCGGTGCTGCGGGCCAGGGCCCTGCAAAGCTATCTTCTTGCGCTGCGCGAGGCGCTCTCGAGCTACCAGGCGATCCCACCGGTGCATCTGTTTGTCCTGAACGAGCCCGACTGGAAGGCCCGGGTCAAGCACCCCTACGGCTTCCCCTTCCAGCGCACCAGCCTCAAGGAGGGACTATATCTGTTTTTGCCCGCCCGCTACCCCGAACGCTTCATCTGGCGGTTGCGCGAGACCTTGGTTCCGGCCATCAAGCAAGCCGGTAAGCCCCCCGGCCAGCCGGGCGATTTTCTGGATCTCAACCTGGGGCACGAGTTTGCCCATGCGGTAGCGGTAGCCTGGAAGCTGCGCACCCGCGTGCGCTGGGTAGACGAGTTTCTGGCCAACTACCTTTATTTGCTGGCCCTCCACCAAGCCCTGCCGGAGCTATACCCCAAGGCCCGGCAGTGGGGCCTACTGCTCTCCCACCTGACCCCCAGCGAGCCCAGCCTGGGCAGCTACGAAACCAAACCCAAGGGGCTCTCCGACCAGCTCTGGTTTCAGGGGCAGTTCACCCTCGAGGCCGCGCGGCTGGTAGAAGAACATGGCGATAGGCTGCTCAGGGGCCTGTTACAAGCCGCACCGCTCAAAAAAACCACGGTGCACAAGCTGTTGGTAGGCCTCGAGCCCCACCTGCGCGACTGGTTTGCCAGCTTTGCCCCTAAAAACGCCAGCTCACCAAAGGCCGGTCTGCAAACCGACTGGGAAAAGCTGGGCGAGACGTGAGCTTTGGAGTGCGCCAGAAGGTGCCCCAAAAGAAACTCCCGCTAAGAGTCCTTAGGTACGCCTACCCAGCCCCGAAGGCCCAGCGTATGATTGATTTTGTGAGTCGGGCTTTTGTGATCGGCATTGCCGGGGGTACCGGCAGCGGTAAAACCACCGTCACCGAGGCAGTCATTGGGGCGGTAGGGCCCGAGCATGTGGCCTTACTGCCAATGGACAACTACTACAAGGACAACACCCACCTGCCCTTCCAGGAGCGCCTCCAGCTCAGCTACGACCATCCCGACGCCTTCGACCTCGAGCTCTACCTTTCGCACATCCGGCAGCTCGTCTCGGGCCAGCCGGTCTCGATGCCGGTGTACTCCTTCAAGGAATACACCCGCGCCCCCCATACCATTCCCGTCCAGCCCGCCCCGGTGGTGGTGCTCGAGGGCATCCTGCTGCTGGTCGATGCCGCCTTGCGGGCCGAGATGAACCTCAAGGTTTTTGTGGATACCGACGCCGACGTGCGCTTTATTCGGCGTTTGCAGCGCGACATCGTCGAGCGGGGGCGCAGCGTGGAGAGCGTTATTCAGCAGTACCTCGAGCAAGTCCGTCCTATGCACCTTTCATTTGTCGAGCCCTCCAAGCGCTATGCCGACGTAATCATCCCCCACGGAGGGCACAACGAAGAGGCCCTGGCCATGCTCACGGCGCGGGTGCGCAGCCTGGTTTCGGCGGACAAGGTGGGCCATGGGGGGCGGTTGTGAACCCGCGTTCGCTGCTGCGGGTGGTGGTGCTGCTCTCGGCGGTGCTGAGCCTACCGGCGTTGCTACCGCGGATGCAGGCCGAACGCCCGGGGCCGGTGGTGCTCATTATGGACGGCGAGGAGGTGGCCGACCAGGCCCGGTTCACCGGCCAGACCTTCCTACAGGTAATGCAGACCTACCGGGCCCTGGGGGTGCAGGGGGTGGCGCTGTATGAACAATCGGTGCGGAACTGGGCGAACCGGGGGCTGCTGACCAGCCATTCGGCCAATACCCTGCAACTGGTCTACCCCAATGCCCAGATCAAGCCCGGCTGGTTCTACCTGACCGGCCCGGCGAGCCTCCTGGATGCAATGGTGGCGCGGTGGAACATCCCCACCGAGCGGGTGCTGATCGGCACCCAGACCTGGCTGGCCACCCCGGTCAACGTGGACTTTTTCCCGGCCGGCTTCGACCTGGCCCTGGCTCGCGAGCTCAAGGCCCAGGGCTTTTACCTGGTGGCCCGACCCTTCGACCACCCCTACCGCAAATACGACGTGGAGCTTGTGCCGCCCGAGACCGACGCGGTGGTTTTTGCCGGGCTGGATGTGCTGGGCTACAAAGACCACCTCGAGGCCGTGGCAGCAGGCCTGCAAGGCAAACCCATCGCCTGGATCGAGGGCACCCCCCAGCGGGGCTTTGCCCAACTCAGCCGCACGCTGCCGGTCAAACGGCTCTTTAGCATCCGGCCAGAGTGGCAGGACAAGCTGACCCCCGCCGAAACCGCCGACAAGTTTGTGCTGGCCGCCCGCGAGCGCGGACACCAGTTGCTCTACCTGCGACCCTACAAACAACCGGGCGACACTGAGGCTTTTCTGACCATCCTGCGCCGTGACCTCGAGCGCTCGCGCATCTCCATCGGCCAGCCCACCGCCCGCGACTTTAGCCCTTCGCCGCTGCGCTTTGTGGCCCTGGTGGGCATTCTGGCTGGGCTGGCCCTGCTGGCCCTGGGGCTGCCGCAGCCTTGGGGTATTCCGGTAGCAGTATTGCTCACCCTGTTTGCCCTGGGGGTAGCCCGCGCTGATGCCGGGCCGTTGCTGGCCGCAATGGTGTTCCCGGCGCTGGGCTTCCTCGAGCGCCATCGGCCCGGTTTGCGCTTGTGGTTGGCGGCGGTGCTCTACTCGCTGGCCGGGGTGGTCTTTCTGGCCGCCCTGGGCAGCACCCCCCAAAGCGTGCTGGGCCTGGAGCCCTTCCGGGGGGTCTCGCTCACCCTGGTGGTGCCGCCCCTGCTGGTGGCGCTGTCGTTCTTGCCTGCCGCTTACAAGCCCGCCCTCAACGCCTTGTACAACCATCCCCTGAAGCTCGGTGAGGTGGGGGTGGCACTCTTGGGACTGGCGGTGGTGGGGCTGGCAGTGCTGCGCCGGGGCAACGATGCAGCCCCCTCCATTGTGCCCGAGTGGGAGTTGCAGCTTCGGGCCTTCTTGCAGGACGTGATGGTGCGGCCCCGCTTCAAGGAGATTTTCGCCCACGCCCTGGCCCCGGTGGCCCTGCTACTGCCCTGGCCAACCTGGCTCAAAAACGTCCTGCTGGTGCTGGTAGCGGTGGGAATGGGCTCTATCCTGAACACTTTTTCGCACTACCACACCCCCCTCAGCATCTCCTTTTTCCGAGTGCTCAACGGTCTGCTGATTGGCCTGCTGGTGGGGCTGGTGGGGGTCTGGGTCATCCGTCGCTTGCGCGAATGGTGGCTCAGATAGAAGCATTTAATACAACAGCGTGCCAAGATGTAGGGTGCCTGGGGGTATTCATGCGCGTAGGGGTCAGCGGATATTACGGTTTTCAGAATGCCGGCGACGAGGCCATCCTCGAGGCCATTGTGCACGAAATTAAGGCCCGAGGCCACCAGGCTGTGGTGTTTTCTCACAACCCCGGCGAAACCGCTCAGCGCTACGGGGTCGAGGCCGTCAAGCGCACCCAGCCGCTGGAAGTCTGGAAGGCGCTGGGCACCCTAGACCTGCTCTTATCGGGTGGGGGCGGTCTGTTGCAGGACAAGACCTCTGGGCTAAGCCTGTGGTACTACCTGACCATCCTGGGCCTGGCCCGGCGCCGGGGCAAGACAGTGTACGTCTTCAATCAGTCGCTGGGGCCCCTCAGCAAGCGGGGTGAGCAGCGGGTAAAGCGGGCCTTGCGAGGCGTAACGTGCTTTTTTCGCGATGAAGGCTCGCTCGAGTACGGGCGCAAGCTGGGGCTCGAGGTGCATCTGGGTGCCGACCCGGCCTTGCTCCTGACCCCCCCGCCAGTGGAGCGCGAGCCCAATATGGTGGTGCTGGTGCCCAAGTACGGCACCGAGGAGGCCAACGCCAACCTGCACAAGCTGGCCGACCGGCTGCGGGTAGAGGGCTTCGAGGTGGTAATCCTGGCCCTGCAACCGGGCTTCGACGAACCGGTCTTGGAAAAGTTCAGCAGCTTCACCCGTGAGCTGGCCTGGGATCCGCGCCGGGTGAGCTACCTGCTGGCCCAGGCAGGCTACGTGATCTCGGTGCGCCTGCACGGGGCCATCCTGGCGGCGGCTGCCGGAACCCCCTTTGCCGGCATCGCCTACGACCCCAAGGTGGCCGGTTTCTGCCGCGATGCCGGGGCGGTGTATGTGGACATGCCGGGCGACCCCGACCTGCTGGCCGGGGCGGTGCTGACCCAGCGCCAGCCCAACTGGAGTGCCATCGAAACCATGAAAACCCGCGCCCGCAGCAGCTTCGACCAGGTGCTCTCCAGCCGCCCCCAGGGGCGCGTACAGCGCTCGAAGCCCCTATAGCGGGATATTCCCGTGCTTTTTGTAGGGCCGCTCCTCTTGCTTGGTGGAGAGCATCTCGAGGTGCTGGATCAAAAGCCGGCGGGTCTCGGCGGGGTCAATTACATCGTCAATGTAACCCCGTCCAGCCGCTACATAGGGGTTGTCGAAGGCTTTTTTGTACTCGGCAATTTTGGCCTGCCGGGTGGCCGCAGGGTCGGGCGAGGACTGAATTTCTTTGCGGTAGATAATGTTGGCTGCCCCCTCGGCGCCCATCACCGCCACCGCCCCGGTAGGCCAGGCCAGCACCACATCCGCCCCCATGTCGCGGGAGTTCATGGCCAGGTAGGCCCCGCCGTAGCTCTTGCGGGTAATCAGGGTGATCTTGGGCACGGTGGCCTCGGCGTAGGCGTAGAGCATCTTGGCCCCGTGGCGGATGATGCCCTGGTGTTCCTGGGCCACCCCGGGCAAGAAGCCGGTCACGTCTACCAGGGTCAGGATGGGAATGTTGAAGCTGTCGCAGGTACGGATGAAGCGGGCGGCCTTGTCCGAGGCGTTGATGTCCAGCGCACCGGCCATAAAGCGGGGGTTGTTGGCCACAATCCCGATGCTCTGCCCGCCCAGGTGGGCAAACCCCACGATGATGTTCTTGGCAAACTGGGGATGGAGTTCCAGGAACCGGCCCTCGTCCACGATGGTCTCGATAATCTGGTGCATGTTGTAAGGGCGGCGGGGGTCAGGGTGCACCAGGTCTAAAAGCTCGGGGGTTTTGCGCTGCTTGGGGTCGCTGTTTTCCCAGATGGGGGGCTTTTCTCTGGCGTTCTGCGGAAGGTAGGCCAGCAGTTTCTTGATGGTGTCCAGCACCCCCTGATCCCCCTCGCACTCGAGGTGGGCCACGCCCGACTTGGCAGTGTGCACCTCCGAACCCCCTAGTTGCTCGAAGGTGACTTCCTCGCGGGTCACGCTCTTGATCACCTCCGGCCCGGTAATAAACATGTAGCTATTGCCCTTGCTCATCAGCACGAAGTCGGTGATGGCCGGGCTGTACACCGCTCCGCCGGCACAAGGCCCCAGAATGGCCGAGATTTGCGGCACCACGCCTGAGTAAATCGCGTTGCGGTAGAAGACCTCGCCATAGCCCGAAAGACTGTCCACGCCTTCCTGGATGCGGGCCCCGGCGGAGTCGTTGAGGCCGATCAGCGGAGCGCCCACCTTTGCCGCCATGTCCATCACATGCGCAATTTTGCGGCCATGGGTTTTGCCCAGACTCCCGCCCAGCACGGTAAAATCCTGACTAAAAACAAACACCGTGCGTCCCCCCACCTTGCCGTAGCCCGTAACCACTCCATCGGCAGGGGCTTGCACCCCTTGCATCAGGGCACTTTCGGAGTGTTCGGCAAAAGGCTGCAACTCAACAAAAGTGTCCTCGTCGAGCAGGTATTGAATGCGCTCGCGGGCGGTCATTTTGCCCGCCTCGTGCTGCTTTCTAATGCGTTCCGGCCCACCGCCCGCTTCGACCCGCTTGCGTCGCTCTTCCATCTCGGCCAGCAGCTCTTCCATCCAGGCCCGCGTGTTATCTGCCATAGCGCTTGTATCTTACCAGCCTTATGAGGAAGGAAGCTGTTGAGCAGCTAAGTTCGCTGCCCCCAGAGCCCGGCTCGAGTAACCCAAAGCTTCACGCCTTGGCCCGTCTTCCCCTCAGCGCGATAAACGGCGGGCACCAGTGGTCTGGTAAGCTGATTTGCGTCACTTTGCCCTTATAAATCCAAACGTGAGCACCTTGTCATTGCGAGGAGGCCCCTGCCGACGAAACAATCCAGATAGCCTTGTGTAGGCTGGCCAGGGCAGAGATTCCGTCGCGTCTCCCACGAATACTCGGCACAGCAAAGTTCACTGTACCGAGTATGGGTGGAAGTCTGCTCTGGATTGCTGTGCATCCTGCGGATGCGAAGCAATGACGGGAGAAGGCCAGCATCACATACTTTGTTACCAGACCACTGGGTGCTTCAGCGAATCCGGCCATGCGGCCTTGTGGGGTCGATTTATCCCTTCACCACAATGTTGAGCAGCTTGCCCGGAATGTAGATTTCTTTTACTACCTCCTTGCCTGCAATATGCTGTTGAACATTGGGGATTTCTCGAGCCAGGCGTTTGATTTCCTCCTCGCCGGCCTGGGCCTGGATGGTGACCTTGCCGCGCAGTTTACCGTTTACCTGCACGACCAGCTCGAAGCTGTCGGCCACCAGGGCTCTTTCGTCCAGGGCGGGCCAGGGCGCGGCAAACACCGAGTTGGAATAGAACTCGTGCCACAGCTCTTCGGCCAGATGGGGGGCAAAGGGGGCCAGCATCTGGATATAGCGCAGCACCGCCTCCCGGAAGACCGGCGTGACCCCCTGCTCTTTGCGGTACTCACTCATGGCGTTGAGCAACTCCATCAGGGCCGCAATGGCGGTGTTAAAGCGCAGGGCCTCGAGGTCTTCGGTGACCTTTTTGATGGTCTGGTGCAGCTTTTGGTAGAGGCCTTTGTGAGCCCCTTCCAGCGCGGTGGGCTCGAGGGCATCACTTTGGGCCCGGAGCTCTACCCGGTGCTCCGCGACCAGCCGGTGAACCCGGTTGAGGTAGCGCCACGCGCCCTGCACCCCCTCCTCGGTCCAGATCATCTCGTTCTCGGGAGGGGCGGCAAACAGAATGGTGATGCGGGCAATGTCGGCGCCTTGCTCCTTCACAAAAGGCCCTACCATGACCCCGTTGCCCAGGCTCTTGCTCATGACGGCCGGTTTCCAGAAGTAGGTTTTGCCGCCTTCCTCGCGTAGCTCGGCCCCGCTCTTCTGGGCTTCCTCGAGGGTAATCCCTTGCTCAATCTCGAGCTTGCTGCGCCGGGCGTCGTCTTTGAAGTAGATGCGCCCCTCCCGAACCTCCACCTCCCCCACGTTGGTCCAGCCCATCACCATGCCCTGGGTGAACAGACCTTCAAAGGGCTCCTGGGCTTCAACCATCCCCAGGTCGTGCAGGAACTTGGTAAAGAAGCGGGCGTACAAGAGGTGCAGAATGGCGTGCTCGACCCCCCCGATGTACTGATCGACCGGCATCCAGAAGTTGGCTTTCTCTGGGTCGAAAGGCAGATGGGGGTTTTGCGCATCGGTGTAGCGCAGGAAATACCAGGACGAGTCGATGAAGGTGTCCATGGTGTCGGTGTCGCGCCGGGCCTTGCCGCCACACCGGGGGCAGTCGCACTCGTAAAACTCGGGGTGGGCCGCCAGCGGGCTTTTACCTTTGGGCCGAATATCCTCCACGTCGCGCAGGGTAGGCAGCTCGACCGGAAGCTGCTCGTAGGGCACCGGCACAATGCCGCAGCGCTCACAGTGAATCATGGGGATGGGGGTGCCCCAGTAGCGCTGGCGGCTAATCAGCCAGTCGCGCAGGCGGTAGTTGACCTTGCCCTGGCCGATGCCCTTTTCCTCCATCCAGGCGATGATTTTCTTCTTGGCCTCTTCCATATAGAGGCCGTTCAAGAAACCGGAGTTGATGGCGGGGCCGTCCTCGGTGTAGGCCTTACCCTGCCAGCCCGCGGGGGGCTCGACGGTACGGATAATCTCGAGTCCGAACTTCTCGGCAAACTCCCAGTCGCGCTCGTCCTGCCCCGGCACCGCCATAATAGCCCCGGTGCCGTAGCCCGCCAGCACGTAATCGGCAATCCAGATGGGAATCTCTTTG from Meiothermus sp. harbors:
- the csaB gene encoding polysaccharide pyruvyl transferase CsaB; translated protein: MRVGVSGYYGFQNAGDEAILEAIVHEIKARGHQAVVFSHNPGETAQRYGVEAVKRTQPLEVWKALGTLDLLLSGGGGLLQDKTSGLSLWYYLTILGLARRRGKTVYVFNQSLGPLSKRGEQRVKRALRGVTCFFRDEGSLEYGRKLGLEVHLGADPALLLTPPPVEREPNMVVLVPKYGTEEANANLHKLADRLRVEGFEVVILALQPGFDEPVLEKFSSFTRELAWDPRRVSYLLAQAGYVISVRLHGAILAAAAGTPFAGIAYDPKVAGFCRDAGAVYVDMPGDPDLLAGAVLTQRQPNWSAIETMKTRARSSFDQVLSSRPQGRVQRSKPL
- a CDS encoding acyl-CoA carboxylase subunit beta, which translates into the protein MADNTRAWMEELLAEMEERRKRVEAGGGPERIRKQHEAGKMTARERIQYLLDEDTFVELQPFAEHSESALMQGVQAPADGVVTGYGKVGGRTVFVFSQDFTVLGGSLGKTHGRKIAHVMDMAAKVGAPLIGLNDSAGARIQEGVDSLSGYGEVFYRNAIYSGVVPQISAILGPCAGGAVYSPAITDFVLMSKGNSYMFITGPEVIKSVTREEVTFEQLGGSEVHTAKSGVAHLECEGDQGVLDTIKKLLAYLPQNAREKPPIWENSDPKQRKTPELLDLVHPDPRRPYNMHQIIETIVDEGRFLELHPQFAKNIIVGFAHLGGQSIGIVANNPRFMAGALDINASDKAARFIRTCDSFNIPILTLVDVTGFLPGVAQEHQGIIRHGAKMLYAYAEATVPKITLITRKSYGGAYLAMNSRDMGADVVLAWPTGAVAVMGAEGAANIIYRKEIQSSPDPAATRQAKIAEYKKAFDNPYVAAGRGYIDDVIDPAETRRLLIQHLEMLSTKQEERPYKKHGNIPL
- the leuS gene encoding leucine--tRNA ligase, translated to MVTTEKYNPHEIEPKWQKYWDQIGLLKATESKGKKAYILVMFPYPSGDLHMGHLKNYTMGDALARFRVQQGYSVLHPFGWDAFGLPAENAALKFGVSPAEWTFGNIQQSKESLGLMGIRYDWSREVTTCTPEYYKWNQWIFLKMYEKGLAYRKKSLVNWDPVEQSVLANEQVIEGRGWRSGALVEKRELEQWYLKITDYAERLLDDLDKLPRWPEKVKAMQRAWIGKSVGAEFEFQVKGHPAKIRVFSTRPDTIFGATFMVLAPEHELVEKLTTPEQKAAVEAYVAAAKMKSEVERQMEDREKTGVFTGAYAINPANGKEIPIWIADYVLAGYGTGAIMAVPGQDERDWEFAEKFGLEIIRTVEPPAGWQGKAYTEDGPAINSGFLNGLYMEEAKKKIIAWMEEKGIGQGKVNYRLRDWLISRQRYWGTPIPMIHCERCGIVPVPYEQLPVELPTLRDVEDIRPKGKSPLAAHPEFYECDCPRCGGKARRDTDTMDTFIDSSWYFLRYTDAQNPHLPFDPEKANFWMPVDQYIGGVEHAILHLLYARFFTKFLHDLGMVEAQEPFEGLFTQGMVMGWTNVGEVEVREGRIYFKDDARRSKLEIEQGITLEEAQKSGAELREEGGKTYFWKPAVMSKSLGNGVMVGPFVKEQGADIARITILFAAPPENEMIWTEEGVQGAWRYLNRVHRLVAEHRVELRAQSDALEPTALEGAHKGLYQKLHQTIKKVTEDLEALRFNTAIAALMELLNAMSEYRKEQGVTPVFREAVLRYIQMLAPFAPHLAEELWHEFYSNSVFAAPWPALDERALVADSFELVVQVNGKLRGKVTIQAQAGEEEIKRLAREIPNVQQHIAGKEVVKEIYIPGKLLNIVVKG